One stretch of Harmonia axyridis chromosome 1, icHarAxyr1.1, whole genome shotgun sequence DNA includes these proteins:
- the LOC123671649 gene encoding agglutinin-like protein 9, translating to MVYMLRLITGLLILCVFEIGTTKITEPPPQNLTSTPKNEIPTKESLSVEFNTLKPHKHKSSITDKDVENIVKPFKFAADNKDNITTVKLKKSEPYANVRLSNKVVNRTNVGRSVDIDIDKFTAPVDHNAVYTLPDTKEFADKDESFSPFHSTKGDSTFEFSSELTTPKTPYFDKKHKEVVESLNKKLQDIPNSDFENTTFSKNYSSDNFIDGPEDNADKTKLEYRSLEIEKSKSNPTENVKETRTSIRFENKYNISTSYETSTPNEESNELHKDRVKHLLNDDTVNEVKHIPSIGGSIKKQELHVTTLRYSITKPVTEKSDSAIISNKIEGESTTTPLSTLPLFSNKPNNSRRGSIKFADYNKLNSTLVSSPPANKPTEQTVEENQVVPVHVTAPNKETLTNHVSATTPRKIESESITTVKFESVLLKNNTVEPTDHQSTTVYIFVQPEELKDLTTIRNEINEVQRATVASTPNEVQKATVASTPRAFQKLPTTEAAFPETTVSQIPKKQYEEISTVSDFDERTTAVTSIPRGFSLPTTDHNKPMREQTTEKVKEITTPIPFTNKEETIKENYNIYSTESPVISTTETKTTTDAVTSTISNEAEIKTTFAPIETTTIMSESTSPSLETTTELQQTTTILPESTTKLPQQTTTNLPETTTLVPQQTTVIELRSSKNIKFVETTEAFTTQETTTDMFETTTFKTDVSSETTTIVDEISTQTNEGVTTEGPTTLPTTTNEISSVEETSDFVTKVVFDSTPTKNLLENATAEEKPTEESKTTPTTSFNFVHIKNIDKNHTTLTPDELKPNEIYATPASSEPIDNLTTTTETSSDETTSSGLDGPTSSSGTVVAIIISCVGGICLIALAFLLIVMRNRQNSFSYGQRCRPVSLDDYSVDNVSVFNSVRRKTINRGSKKSYGNPAFEDPVCLSHPLNFPAISKFANNQEDVIAEFHDIPQIVARTSELQEGCETKNRYANVIPLPESRVFLNHIEGYPNSDYINANFVTGPKNIRKYYIACQAPMSNTVDDFWRMIWEQQSKVILMLTHLYENGIEKCFDYLPPSEVLDCHRLFGDYQVTLKKREVKEKYIISSIQLKNMVSNSWREVTHFWYMGWPEKGVPTEANSIIAFLIEARSFMKTVTIDKKLIRNGDMNGTAEVNPVVVHCSPGTGRTGAVITCDIAIREFEQTRQVDIPKIVYKIRRDRAGAVQTKEQYAFIYKVIDLYATKLAGGNLESI from the exons ATGGTTTACATGCTTCGATTGATAACAG gtcTTCTCATCCTATGTGTATTTGAAATAGGAACAACAAAAATCACAGAACCACCTCCCCAAAACTTAACATCAACTCCGAAAAATGAAATTCCCACAAAAGAATCTCTGTCAGTTGAGTTCAATACCTTGAAACCGCATAAACACAAATCGTCAATAACAGATAAGGATGTGGAGAACATAGTAAAACCTTTCAAATTCGCCGCCGATAACAAAGATAATATCACCACagtcaaattaaaaaaatccgAACCATACGCCAATGTGAGATTATCGAACAAAGTGGTTAACAGGACCAATGTTGGACGATCAGTCGATATAGATATAGATAAATTCACGGCTCCAGTTGATCACAATGCTGTGTACACCTTACCAGACACCAAAGAATTCGCAGACAAAGATGAATCTTTCAGTCCCTTTCACAGCACGAAGGGAGACAGCACCTTTGAGTTTTCAAGTGAATTGACAACACCTAAAACTCCTTACTTCGATAAAAAACACAAGGAAGTTGTAGAAAGTCTGAACAAAAAGCTTCAAGACATTCCGAACTCCGATTTCGAAAATACAACATTctcaaaaaattatagttctgataATTTCATCGATGGGCCAGAGGACAACGCAGACAAAACTAAATTAGAATATAGAAGTTTAGAGATAGAGAAGAGCAAAAGTAACCCAACCGAAAACGTGAAAGAAACGAGAACTTCGATTCGATTCGAAAACAAATATAACATCTCAACATCGTATGAAACTAGTACACCTAACGAAGAAAGCAATGAGTTGCACAAGGATAGGGTGAAACATTTACTGAACGACGATACTGTTAACGAAGTTAAACATATCCCCTCAATTGGTGGGTCGATTAAAAAACAAGAATTGCATGTTACTACACTGAGGTACAGTATCACGAAACCTGTCACCGAAAAGAGTGATTCAGCAATAATCAGCAATAAAATAGAAGGGGAATCTACAACCACCCCATTATCTACCCTTCCACTATTCAGTAATAAACCAAACAATTCCAGAAGGGGTTCGATCAAATTTGCCGATTACAACAAACTGAATTCAACTTTAGTTTCGTCACCCCCTGCAAATAAACCTACAGAACAAACTGTCGAGGAAAACCAAGTTGTGCCCGTTCATGTCACAGCTCCAAATAAAGAAACATTAACCAATCATGTAAGTGCTACTACACCTCGTAAAATCGAATCTGAAAGTATAACAACTGTTAAATTCGAATCTGTTTTACTGAAGAATAATACAGTGGAACCGACTGATCACCAGAGCACGACTGTGTACATATTCGTGCAACCAGAAGAATTGAAAGATTTAACGACCAtacgaaatgaaattaatgaagtCCAAAGAGCAACTGTTGCTTCCACTCCTAATGAAGTTCAAAAAGCAACTGTTGCCTCCACTCCTAGAGCATTTCAAAAGTTACCTACAACTGAAGCAGCGTTCCCTGAAACTACTGTTTCACAAATTCCAAAGAAACAATATGAGGAAATCAGTACTGTATCAGATTTCGATGAACGAACTACAGCTGTAACATCAATTCCTAGAGGATTTAGCTTACCGACCACTGATCATAACAAACCAATGAGGGAACAAACAACAGAGAAAGTAAAAGAAATTACTACCCCAATACCCTTTACAAATAAGGAGGAAACAattaaagaaaactacaatatATATAGCACCGAATCACCAGTGATATCTACCACTGAAACTAAAACCACAACAGATGCTGTAACTTCGACAATAAGTAATGAAGCTGAAATAAAAACTACATTCGCTCCTATTGAAACAACAACAATTATGTCTGAAAGCACAAGTCCTTCACTTGAAACTACAACAGAATTACAACAAACAACAACAATTCTGCCTGAAAGTACAACAAAACTTCCAcaacaaacaacaacaaatttgcCTGAAACTACAACATTAGTTCCACAACAAACAACAGTTATTGAACTGAGATCTTCaaagaatataaaatttgtTGAGACAACTGAAGCTTTTACAACCCAAGAAACTACAACGGACATGTTTGAAACTACAACGTTCAAAACAGATGTTTCTTCGGAAACTACTACAattgttgatgaaatttctacaCAAACCAATGAGGGAGTAACAACTGAAGGTCCAACAACTCTTCCAACAACAACGAACGAAATATCTTCCGTTGAGGAAACTTCTGATTTTGTTACCAAAGTTGTATTTGATAGCACACCTACGAAAAATTTGTTAGAAAATGCAACAGCCGAAGAGAAACCTACAGAAGAATCAAAAACTACACCAACAACATCCTTCAACTTCGtccatatcaaaaatattgataagaATCATACAACCTTGACGCCAGACGAGTTGAAACCAAATGAGATATATGCAACGCCCGCGTCTTCAGAACCTATTGACAATTTGACAACTACTACAGAAACTTCTTCGGATGAAACTACATCTTCCGGTTTGGATGGACCAACCAGCAGCAGTGGTACTGTAGTGGCCATTATTATCTCCTGCGTTGGGGGAATATGTTTAATAGCATTAGCATTTCTACTG ATTGTTATGAGAAACCGACAAAACAGCTTCAGTTATGGACAGAGATGCAGACCTGTTTCTTTGGACGATTACAGTGTTGATAACGTATCCGTCTTCAACAGTGTTAGAAGAAAGACAATTAACAGAGGATCTAAAAAGTCTTATGGAAATCCGGCATTTGAAGATCCA gtctGTCTCAGTCACCCTTTGAACTTCCCAGCTATATCCAAATTCGCTAACAACCAAGAAGATGTGATCGCTGAATTCCATGATATCCCACAAATAGTTGCTAGAACTTCAGAATTGCAGGAAGGTTGTGAAACAAAGAACAGATACGCAAATGTTATACCCCTTCCCGAAAGCAGAGTGTTCCTGAATCATATAGAAGGCTATCCCAATAGCGACTATATCAATGCAAATTTCGTAACG ggACCTAAAAACATTAGGAAGTATTACATCGCATGCCAAGCTCCAATGTCGAATACAGTAGATGATTTTTGGCGTATGATTTGGGAACAACAAAGCAAAGTGATTCTGATGCTGACCCATTTGTATGAGAATGGAATT GAAAAATGTTTCGATTACTTGCCACCCTCGGAAGTGCTTGACTGTCATAGACTGTTTGGTGACTATCAAGTCACTCTGAAGAAACGGGAGGTTAAGGAAAAATATATCATATCTAGTATACAACTGAAG aatatGGTTTCTAACAGTTGGAGGGAGGTTACCCACTTCTGGTACATGGGATGGCCGGAAAAAGGAGTACCAACTGAGGCAAACTCCATCATAGCTTTCCTCATTGAGGCCAGAAGTTTCATGAAGACTGTAACAATTGATAAA aaactCATCAGGAATGGAGATATGAACGGGACTGCTGAGGTGAACCCTGTGGTGGTCCACTGTAGTCCTGGTACAGGAAGAACTGGTGCTGTAATAACTTGTGATATCGCTATAAGAGAATTCGAACAAACACGTCAAGTAGACATTCCGAAGATAGTTTATAAGATCAGGAGAGATAGGGCTGGCGCTGTACAAACTAAGGAACAATATGCGTTTATTTATAAG GTGATTGACTTGTATGCAACTAAACTAGCTGGTGGTAATCTGGAGTCCATCTAG